From the genome of Arvicola amphibius chromosome 9, mArvAmp1.2, whole genome shotgun sequence:
CAGAACCAGAAGTCCATATTCTTAGAATGAGATCTGGAGTCTCCTGCTCTGTCTGCACTGGCTCATGCTGATTGAAACTTTCCAAGGAATAAATTACCCCATCCTTATCCTGAGATTAGGCTGATGTGTGGTCCCTGCATCTCTCCTTCAATCTCCCTTCCATTCAAAGCAAGGTTACAAGAACATTGATGGATCCCCAGAAAGAATGCAAAATGACTGAATTTTCCAGTTTGTTCCCCTCAGATATCCCACAAGTACATGTGACTCGTAAGATCATAGCGAATGGGAAAATCACCCTGAGGTGCTTGGCCCTGAACTTCTACCCTGCTGAGATCACCCTGACCTGGCAGAGGGATGGGAGCAACCAGACTCTGGATATAGAGCTGGTGGACACCAGGCCTGCAGGGGATGGAACCTTCCAGAAGTGGGCGGCTGTGGTGGTGCCTTCTGGGGAGGAGCAGAGATACACATGCCATGTGCACCACGAGGGGCTGCCTGAGCCCCTCACCCTGAGATGGGGTAAGGACTGGGAGTGAGCGCAGAGCCTATCACACAGAGAGTGGGAGGTTTAGGGAGAACTGGGACAGGGTCACGGATgacctggaggtcagaggcctcCCTGACCCTTCCATTCTTCTGTCAGAGCCTCCTCAGCCCTCGGTCCCCATCATGCCAATTGTTACCGGCCTGGTCCTTGGAGCTGTGCTGATGGGAGCTGCGGTGACTTTTCtgatgtggaagaggaggagtaaAGGTAAGAGAAGGGCAGGGTCTGGGTTCATGTCTCTGTGGGTTTATCTAGCCCAAGCTGAGAGTGTTCCTTGCCACATGAGAGCCAAGTTTCACCCACACAGCTGCTCATTCTGTTTCGTGCTGATGCTGACACGAACTCCAGTGTGAACCATAAGGAAATAATGAACAGATTCATCCCTGCAGTGGTAGAGGAGGCAGAGACCTGGTCCTCAGCTCTCAGAGGTCAGATGGGAAGGTCCCTACTTAGGACAGATACACGGGAGTCCAGTTAGTCTCCTGAAAGTGCAGTCTTCCATCATATTTCCTGATCTTTCCCAGTACTGGAGACTTCCCTGAGATAAGACCAGGAGCTTCCTCTAGGCCCTCTAGATCCTGATGCTAGCACGAACTCTAATAAAAGGGATCATTCCCAGGAGGTAAAAGCTGAGGCAGCTGTGTTCAGACTTGTCAGTCATTATAGTGGGAGCTCGTGCCTGAGACACCCATGGCAGTATAGACAGGAGCCAATGGAGGGTGTCAGCCAGCCCACACCTCCTCATTTACTTCATCTCCAGAGGCTTCCGTCTGCTCCTGTTTCCCTTTCCCCTGGGAGGTAAAGTTCTAGGATGTCCAGCTTTCGGCTACAGCTTTAAAAAGTGACACCCTCAAGGGCTGGTGTGGGACAGGGAGAAGTCAGAGGAAAGACCCCTGGGGCCTGGGGACTCTAGGGATTTGAGGCCGTTTGTGTGTGCGATGGGCTGTTCAGAATATCACCTTGATATTCAGACACTGATCTGAATTTCTTCCTTGGTCTTTTCTTCTATAGGATAAGACAGCTTGACTGAGACTAACAGAATTTGTTCTGGTTTCTCCTCCCACTCTGGCCTCAAGACCTCATGCCTTCTCTTTCTGTATGTGACAAAGGCTATGTGTCTGTTTCCTCTGAGCAAAATGTAAGCGGGTGTTGAGATCAGCCAAGCCTTGAGCAATAGCAAGTCCCGTCCCCAACCTGACCTTCAACAGGGGCAGGACTGGGAAACCCCAGGGGCCAATCACGCTTCTGTTTTCAATGAGCTACGACTTcaagcttctattttttttttaaaggtttctctgtgtatccctgtgtcctctggaaagagctctgtagaccaggctgaccttgaactcactgagatctctCATCTCTCAGtccagagtgctgagataaaaggtgtgagccaccaccaccaagtgCTTCTGTCTTtaattaagcattttttttatgGTTGTGGGTGATTGATTAGTGTCCCAAAGATGAGTGAAGGGTGAGGGAGAAAATAAAGGCTCGGAATCTTGTGGAATTCACGCGTGCTGTGCTAAGTCTATTGCCTAGCGGGACAGTTGGAAATGGTGTGGCGTCGTGTGGCCTGGGCTGTGCGCAGTTGTTTCTCAGAACACCCTGGGCTCTCACGCAGTCTCTTCCCACCTGGGTCATCTTTCCAGCTGCCTCCAAATGATCCCTCCGGTTAAAACAAACGGTGGTATTCCGGAACTCTGTCTTAATTAGGGCTCTGGCAACTCCTTCTCACAGGGTGGGGATGCTCTTTAGACACACGAATTCCCTTTAGGGACTCAGGACATTTTCCTTGTTCTGGTTTGTAAAATTTCCTACTTCGCTTTGCTAACATTTTCAGACGTGTCTGGTCATCACCCACCACTCCAGACAGCTGTTACTGACGAGGACTGTGGCTGAGTGCCCTGTTCTTGTTTCCGGCATCTACAGGGAATGTGGCTGCTGCCATTCTCCCCAGGGTCACCCCCACTTTCTGACAGCAACAGAGGTGTGTCTTTCATTGTCCTACGAGGCCCATGGACCCCCGACTCCAGGAATCTCCATAGTAGGGTCATCTGATGTCTTAGGGTCAAAGCCTGGTTCCTGACAGGTATGATAGGCTAAAATTGACCATCACAGTAGGGTAATTGAACACAAGTACAGTGaaaagggcagagaaaggatTTTATTAAATGCGGCCCCCGTGGGAAGAGGCACAAACAGGTCCAGTGACTCACTCTGAGTCCCCAGGGCTCATCTCTCTGTCCTGACATGAGTTTCAGGTCTACATACAGGGAAAGAGGACTCCCCCACCCTCTTTTGCTCTTCAATTTCCCTATTTTACTTTACTAATAAACCAGAGATTCCTGGACATCACTCACCTCTTCTGACAACAGCTACCTAATTCCCTCAGTTTAACCCTGGAGATTCTTTCCGATTGCACCTGTGTGCCCTCCTCTACCATGGGTTTCTTATCCTTCAGCTCCTGGTTTCCCCACCCTTACCTGCAGCGTGCTGgcattacaagtgtgtgcctTGACATACAAGCCCTCTGAGAAGCCGTAAACTATGTCTACTTATCTATGTCTGTATGAGATGTCAGGTATTTAGCAAGTGATTTACAGGTAGGAAGTGTACAATTACTATGTGAATTTTTATTGTGGTTATTGTTGTATTGAGACATGATTTCATGTAGGTTAGGATGGCCTTGATATCCTAATATTTAtgcctctactttttttttcttttttctttttttggtttttcgagacagggttcctctgcagcttttttagagcctgtcctggaactagctcttgtagaccaggctggcctcgaactcacagagatccgcctgcctctgcctcccgagtgctgggattaaaaacgtgctccaccaccgcctggcttatgcCTCTACttttgaagtgctgggattaggggcgTGAACCGCCATGTCCTGTTCCAATGTGTGCATTTTGTAAATATACTCTTAGCAAACAacttttagttaaaaaaatagtctttaaacAGCTTCATGAGTAGCATTAATCTCCATTTCATGGAATCCTTTTCTATTTGAAGGAGTCAATGGCAAAAATTTAGAATTGCTTGCACTGGGAATGATGTGGACAGTGGTTCATGATAATTTCCCAGAAACTCATTTACATCAGCAGTTCTAGACGCTATCCACAGGGACTGAACGGCATATACCAGGAAACTGCATGCAAAGAAACTCCATAAACAAAAAGTACTTGTCCAAAATAGAGACCTTGCAACTACTAGTCTACCAGTAAGGTagtcagaattttttttccaccGCCAgccccaaataaagacatggagacttattattaattatgagaaTGAGGCCTTAGCTTTAGCCTCGtcccactagcttttataacttaaattaacccatttatactaGTCTATGCTTTGCCTCCTggcttttaacttttctttcattctgtatgtctaaCTCCCTCGGTGTctcattggtgtgtgtgtctctctctttaaGCCTAGAATCATCCctagattctttctttttcttggaagtcctgcctatctctcctgcctaccaattggccactcagcttgcattattattttttattacaactTTTATTgcttattacaccaatcacaacaacacatcttcacacagtgtacaaatttcccacaacaaacaaaatgttGTACAAAGGACCAACCAGTAAGACAGGGATCAGGGTAAGCCATTGTCCCCAGACACTGCCCCTGGGATACAGGGCCCCAGAGTTGAGTCTTAGGTGGGAGAGTGGGACCCCAGAGATGCAGCTCTCAGGACTCACCTTCCTGCCACCAGTCTCTGTCACTCCCACAGAGAATTCTAGGAAAGGCCGGCAGCCTCCCTGAAGTAAGGCTTATATAAGAAATGGGACTTGTGCAAGCATGGGACCGTGGCACATCAGGTCTCCTAGCCCATGACCTCCACCAGAtctctctgcctgcctatctTGACTTCTCCTCTCCACATGGAGAAAATGACACGCTAGAAAACTTCACAAAAGAAAGGCCCTATGCGAACACTATTGGTCCAAAGTGGAGACCCTGCAGCCCCTGACACACACAGTGGATAGAGCTTTTCTTCTTGTTCACCCTGTAGTTTTACAACATACTTCAGAAAGCTATGTTCTTTCTACTATAATATAAAATGTGATAAATTATTTCTCCTCTAAGCCCCTTTGCAGCCCACTACAGCAATGATAAACTCTAGGCTCTCAGTAGACCATTACCAGTGTGAGAACATTTGATGTCCTCACCATAAACTTAACCACTTCTGAATGCttacagtgtttttatttttgtgtgtgtgagaaattGTTGCCAATACTTACAACTGAGGTTTGATAAAATTTATTGAAATGTACGAGCACCAAAATGCCTCTAAACTTGGTCAACAGTACATTTGAAAGTAATATTCCATCAACACAACATCCACTCAATGAACAAGACTCTCCAATGACATGGATGCAGAAAACTATGAAGGATTCAATGATGTTTAGAGTTCCAGTACGTAGGTAGCACCCACGTCAACCTAGTGAAATATCTAAGATAGAAATCTCCAACTAAATTATGTGGTGACTCATGCTTCTATCTCGGtactcggggtgggggggggcggaggCATGTGGATGTCTTGCATTCTgagccaggctctaaaaaaataccccacccccaccctgtgtctggagaggtggctacaCAGTGTAGATCCCTTGCTTctcttgaagaggaccagagttggaGTCCCAGAAGTTTGGCTGctctcaacctcctgagtaccCTGCTCCAAAGATTGCAGCACCCTCCTCTGCCTCACGCCAAAATTTCACACaggcatagacacacacaaacaaacacatgaaaagaaaataaaaagaaatcttaaaaacacTCTTTCTGTATATTCTGTGAAGCTGCATTTCCTACACTGCACATAAAACTAAAAGGTCAAAGGGAGAATCAAAGGAACTGTAGGGGGAAGATGCGGATAAGGACAGGCAGACATGTAAGCATCTGTTATTTTCCACcatattattattgtattttggAAAACAGTTACTACTGTCCTTGGCATTGTAGTTATATGAGATTTGTAATTAAAGTGTTCGCTGAAGCAAATGCCTCAAAACTCTCAGTTCCTAATTTGGTGAACATGGATTGATGCCCACACAGGCATGAGTGCCTCTGAGGGACAATCCATTTCTGAGCCTGCATAGACACATCCTGACATCGCCGTGTTTGAGAATTGCCCACTCAACAGCCTTTCAGTTTGTCTCACAAGGATGTTGTGACCAGGACCAGGAGGACAAAGATCAGGGTAAGCAATTCACTGCTCCTAGGATACCAGGTCCCCGAGCTGGCTCCGAGCCAGGAAAGCAGGGCCCTAGAGGTTCCTCTAACATGAATTCATCGTCCCATGACTCAATCCCAGTGCTCTCTATCCTTACCCTTGGGAATTCTGAGAGAAGCCAATCGGCCTCTTGCATTTTAAGATCATCAGAGGAACACAGATTCTCAGCGACTCAGTCTCTGCTCTTTAAACAGGATGAGGACCCTTGCATCCCAtgctctcctcctgctgctcctggtCACCCTGGCTCTGACCAAAGGTGAGTGTGGGAATCTGAAGGGAAAGGACCTGGGGAAGCAAATGGACTCTACCTTTAGTGCAGGTCCGGAGAAGCCGTTCTCCTCCCTAGCCCAGCCAGAAACTTCAGTTCCCTTTCCCATTTTGCATCCTGTCCTCAGGGCCTGGGCCGTGGACAGGCATGGACTAAGTGGAGGATAGAGATTTAAAGGCTCCCTTGCACCTAGGTTCATACCGGCTGAGCCATTTCCAAACCCTCCTGACTTGGCCCGGGCTGGTGGAATTCCAGTTCATCTCTGCCAGCTATGTGAATGACACACAATTCATGGGATTCAACAGCAGGGCAGAGATTCAGAGGGTGGAGCACCGGGCACCATGGGTGGATCAGCAGAAGCCAGAGTATTGGGAGGAGGAGACACGGAgcatcttgaaagaaaaaaagttcttcAATGAAGTAATGAAGAAAGCGCTCCGCATCTATAACCAGAGCATGTCTGGTAGGTGAACCCGAGTCAGAAATCTCAACCTTCCAGCGCCCCTTGGGGTTGTCCCAGTGCGCCGTGTCCAAGGTTAACCCCCGGAAAATGTAACCCGTGTCCAAGGTTAACCCTCGGAAAATGTAACCTGTAGAGTCTAGGCTCCTGACATCCACGAGACACTGAGAGGGGCTTTCTGAGCAGTTTAAGTCCAAATCTGGCCACTTAGAAAGGTCACATGGGAGGGACCGACCCACGGGACGGCCCACGAAGGGGCCTGGCCTTGTGGGAGTGGCTGAGAGAGCATGCTTGGCTAGGATATCACACAATCCAGAGGAGGTACGGCTGCGTTGTGCTGCCCGGAGGGTACTTCAGTCGCGGATTCCATGAATTAACCTTCAGTGGCCAGGATTACATCGCACTGAACGAGAACCTGCGCACCTGGACCTCGACCGGCAAGGCTGCTAAGAGGATCAGGCAAGAGTGGGAAAAGGCAGGGTTTGCAGAAGTGGTGAAGACTTACGTGAAACATGAATGCGTTGAGTTGCTCCTCGCACAGCTGGACTATGGGAAGGAGATTTTGCTGAGAACAGGTAAGGACAGATACCGCCCCATCCGGTCCCCTGAGGGAGCAGATGGAATACTAACTAGCATGCAAGGGAGAAGAGGGCTCTCAGGTGGGTTTCCTGATTCCATGAGAGAGAGGGATTCTccggaggactcagccttcactCAGGATAGTTAGGTCCATCAGTTAGGAGCAgttcccttccctctgccttatgaattaccaccactgccaggtcgGTTCATTGTCCCCGCACAGTGACTTTGGAGGTCTGTCCCCAGTGTTTCTGAGTCTTTCATCTCCATCCAGTGAGAACCAGGAGTCCATAATCCTAGAAGGAGATCCAGAGTCTCCTGCTCTGTGCTGGCTCATGTTGGTTCTGAAACTTTCCAAGGAATCGATTACCCGATCCATATCCTGAGTTTAGGCTGATGCATGGGGTCTGTAAAACCCCTTCAAGCCAACCCTCCCTTCCATTCAAAACGAGGAAATATTAGTGCTGATGGATCCCTGGGAAGAATGAAAAATGactgaattttcaattttttcccGCAGACTCTCCCCAAATCCTTGTCACCCATAAAGTCAGAACTGACAGAAAAATCACCCTGAGGTGCTTGGCCCTGAACTTCTACCCTGCTGAGATCACCCTGACCTGGCAGAGGGATGGGAGCAACCAGACTCTGGATATAGAGCTGGTGGACACCAGGCCTGCAGGGGATGGAACCTTCCAGAAGTGGGCGGCTGTGGTGGTGCCTTCTGGGGAGGAGCAGAGATACACATGCCATGTGCACCACGAGGGGCTGCCTGAGCCCCTCACCCTGAGATGGGGTAAGGACTGGGAGTGAGCGCAGAGCCTATCACACAGAGAGTGGGAGGTTTAGGGAGAACTGGGACAGGGTCACGGATgacctggaggtcagaggcctcCCTGACCCTTCCATTCTTCTGTCAGAGCCTCCTCAGCCCTCGGTCCCCATCATGCCAATTGTTACTGGCCTGGTCCTTGGAGCTGTGCTGATGGGAGCTGCGGTGACTTTTCtgatgtggaagaggaggagtaaAGGTAAGAGAAGGGCAGGGTCTGGGTTCATGTCTCTGTGGGTTTATCTAGCCCAAGCTGAGAGTGTTCCTTGCCGCATGAGAGCCAAGTTTCACCCACACAGCTGCTCATTCTGTTTCGTGCTGATGCTGACACGAACTCCAGTGTGAACCATAAGGAAATAATGAACAGATTCATCCCTGCAGTGGTAGAGGAGGCAGAGACCTGGTCCTCAGCTCTCAGAGGTCAGATGGGAAGGTCCCTACTTAGGACAGATACACGGGAGTCCAGTTAGTCCCCTGAAACTGCAGTCTTCCATCATGTTTCCTGATCTTTCCCAGTACTGGAGACTTCCCTGAGATAAGACCAGGAGCTTCCTCTAGGCCCTCTAGATCCTGATGCTAGCATGAACTCTAATAAAAGGGATCATTCCCAGGAGTTAAAAGCTGAGGCAGCTGTGTTCAAACTTGTCAGTCATTATAGTGGGGGGCTCGTGCCTGAGACACCCGTGGCAGTATAGACAGGAGCCAATGGAGGGTGTCAGCCAGCCCACACCGCCTCATTTACTTCATCTCCAGAGGCTTTGATCTGCTCTTGTTTCCCCTTCCACTGGGAGGTAAAGTTCTAGGATGTCCAGCTTTAAAAAGTGACAccctaggccgggcggtggtggcgcacgcctttaatcccagcactcgggaggcagaggcaggcggatctctgagttcgaggccagcctggtctacaagagctagctccaggacaggctctagaaactacagggaaaccctgtctcaaaaaaccaaaaaaaaaaaaaataaaaataaaaagtgacacCCTCAAGGGCTGGTGTGGGACagggagaggtcagaggaaagaCCCCTAGGGCCTGGGGATTCTAGGGATTGAAGCCGTTTGTGTGTGCGATGGGCTGTTCAGAATATCACCATTTAAGACACTGATCTGAGTTCTTCCTTGGTCTTTTCTCCTACAGGATAGGACAGCTGGACTGAGTCTAACAGgatttattctgttttctcttttcccactgtGTCCTCAAGAACTGCTGACTTCTCTTCCTGCGTCTGACTGtgactgtgtctgtctcctgcgggCACAGTGTAACCAGGTGATGAGCACAGCCCTGCCCTGAGCAGCAATCAGTGCCCCCCACACACCAATCATCATTCCTTCCCCAGTCACCGTCGCTGTTCCAACAGAGGCTGGGCTGGCAGACCTCCAGCTTGTACTGAAATCCAGCTTTCACTGAGCTACAACTTATTCCATTTTCTTGAAACTAAACATTTTTATGGTTGTGCAACTTCTTTCACAGTGGGTATTTGATTAGTGTACTAAAGGTTAGTAAAACTTGGAGAAAATAAAGTCCGAGAACCTTCCAGAATCATGTGTGCTGTGCTAACTCCATTGCCCCTCATGAGAGTTGAGGGCTGTGTGGGGACAAGCgaggcctgtgtgtgcacattacTGCTCCTTCGCCCTGGGCTTTCACAcagtcccacccccacctctggcATCTTTCTTTCAATATGCCTGTCCCACCAAGACTTGTGATCGGGTACGTGCAGGGTCTGCCGAGGGGCTGTGCTGTTCTTAATGTTGGCAGTCAGTCTGTTCAGGCTTGGGTCTGATGTTCCATCAAGAGATGTTTAGATATCTCGACTTTTCTCAGTTCTGTGATTGAGTCTGGAGTCAATGTCTTCTGTTGTTGACATTCAATGAGTGTCGCTGCCATTGCCCAACCATGGATCTCTGTGGGATTCTCACCAAATTTGCTGGAGGCCGACCCTAGTTTCCGACAGATTAGGGGCTATAATGTGTCTGTAATACCAGCAGGCGGAGCTCTGACAACAGGACTTTTTGCAAGTTCAAGATCAATTGGGCTATGTACTGAGTGAAGCAGTAATATTTGATAAGCAATTAATATTtgataaatgaatgaagaaatttaaaaaaaccacacGATGTATGGACAAACTGTACTATGCTAATGTCATTCCAAAGAAATGTCAACTAAGTATTTGAATTTCAGACAGAAAGTAGGTTGATGTGAGGAAAATTATGTAGAAAAACAAATTGGGTAATACTCGGGGCTTAACTTAAGTCTCTAGAGGATTTCATCGCCGTCACTAAAGCAGAAGCATAGGGTTTCAGAGCATCTGATCACTTTCAAGGAAACTGGAAACCCTTCAAAATGAGGTGAGGAAACCCCGTGTTAACATCTGTCTGGAGAGACTCACAGCAGAGAGAGCAGGGGGAATGGTGTAGAGGAAATCAAAGCTTTCTTTGTAAAACTAACACCATAGACAGTCTAGACAGTTTATGCAGTTCCCGAGGGACAGGGATTCTGCTCCAGTTCCCCTAGAATGTTCATAGGACAGACAGACTGTATTTTGGTTCTATAGCACAGTTGAGCGTTTTCTCCTGTGTACTTCTCTGGATCAGTGAGGTAATGAACATGGCAGATTCTTAAACTCTTGTTAAGGACTGCTAGGAGCAGAGCCCCTAAAGTGGGGTCTGGGGCAGGGGAGTGAGGTCTCTGAAGCGTGTGATAGGTTCttcctgtatgtctgtctgtctgtggaacAGACGACCTGACTCAGGTAAGAGCACATTTCCCAGCCAACCCTAGAGTCCTTCAACAACAGAGCATGGGAGGAATCCTCTGTCCAAGAGAGGACACGTGAGACCAACTGCCCCGTATCTCCTGATCTCAGTGGAGGGGTCCTCCCTCCCATGTCTCCCTCTGTGCACAGCTTACATAGCTCTCTTGTGGATCCTGCTGATCCCTTTCAGCACCCATGCTAACCTGACATCCTGGCCCATATGTCTTGTGTCAGGGTCCAACCTGCAGGACGGTCAGGAGGGCTCCACTCACACTGACCACAGACTTGCTCTGTTTGTAGTATTGTAGCAGCAGTGTATCCAGGCCTGGCCTCTGGGATGCTACTTGGATCACAGGACCTTCAAGTAGGGAAGTGATTTCTGGAACAAAGCCTCAGATGCAGTGAATTAGAAGGTTCCCTCTGCATGAAGAGTACATGAGGATCTCCGAGGGCCATGGCTGCAATTTCCCAAAGTGTCTGAGATCCCAGTTTTACGAGAAGAACTGCAGAGAGGTCCCTGAGAAATCACTGTCCTAGTGCTTGTAAGTGGGGCTGAGCCCCTTGTCATCAAAACTGAAGAAGTTCATACGGAAAAGGACCTCTGTTAAGGCCAGATGGGTTTCTCTCCTAGCCTCTGGTGTTATAGTCCTGGCCAACAGATCTTAAGAGCTCTGTTGGTCCTCTCCACAGTGGCTTGTCCCTGAGGATTATAGGGTATGCAAGTGGTTTGGGAAATCTTCCAAGAGCCCAGGAAGTCATTGAATTGTTGAGAGGAGTAGGCAGGACCATTATCAGTCTTAAGTGCGCAAGGTACCCCCACAACTACCATAGCCGACTTAAGGGCCTTGATAGCATTGATGGCTTTCTCcccagaaagaacaaaagcataAACAAAGGAGGAACGTGTATCTATTGTTACATGAACACATTTAAGATTGCCGAAGTGGGCATAGTGTGTAATATCCATCTGCCAGATGGCGTTAGGCAACAAGCCCTGGGGATTAAGCCCTACATGTTGAAGTGGTCCTAAGGAGACAAGAGGGGCATGAGTGGTACTGTTTAGGATAAATATTTACGTTGGGGAACTGCTAATTTTGGAAAAAGTCTATGCAAGTTCTGTGGAGACAGATGGAACTGCGGTGAAGAGCCCTGGTTTGCTCTAGGAGAGCCACACTGGCTGTTGATATAATGGTGTCTGTGACCTCTTTCCCTCCA
Proteins encoded in this window:
- the LOC119822617 gene encoding class I histocompatibility antigen, Gogo-A*0501 alpha chain-like translates to MRTLASHALLLLLLVTLALTKGSYRLSHFQTLLTWPGLVEFQFISASYVNDTQFMGFNSRAEIQRVEHRAPWVDQQKPEYWEEETRSILKEKKFFNEVMKKALRIYNQSMSGYHTIQRRYGCVVLPGGYFSRGFHELTFSGQDYIALNENLRTWTSTGKAAKRIRQEWEKAGFAEVVKTYVKHECVELLLAQLDYGKEILLRTDSPQILVTHKVRTDRKITLRCLALNFYPAEITLTWQRDGSNQTLDIELVDTRPAGDGTFQKWAAVVVPSGEEQRYTCHVHHEGLPEPLTLRWEPPQPSVPIMPIVTGLVLGAVLMGAAVTFLMWKRRSKGKRRAGSGFMSLWVYLAQAESVPCRMRAKFHPHSCSFCFVLMLTRTPVHTRRKALIHGTAICDGNAEVIKPAQLLDKGPAKLSHTRATVPPWFSPPPDAYMRDF